ATTAACGGACAGGCGAAAACTTGAAAAAATCATTTGGAATTTAACCACAAACGCAGTGAAGTTTACCCACCATGGGTCAGTATACTGCCATGTTTTCTTAGAAACCAAAGCAGATGAAAATGCAAATCTTATCATCCAAATCAAAGATACGGGTCCTGGGATTTCACCAGAGATCAAAGACCGTCTATTCCAAAAGTACAATGAATTCCTTCCAGAAGGCTGTGAAATTTCAGGTTCTGGGCTTGGGTTATCGATCGTCAAACTTTCGTTAGAAGAAATGAATGGAAACATCCACGTGACTTCAACACTCGGGGAAGGCAGTACCTTCGAAGTGAAAATCCCGATTGTTTGGAAACGAGATGAATTGTCTTCCGCAAAGGCGATGGATGAGGCAAAAAAAGCAGCACACATCCCTGAATTTTTGAATCGCAAAAAAGTACTCATTGCTGATGACAATGAACTGAACCGTAAGGTTTTAAAAAACTACCTGCGTCCACTCCCCTTTGACATTACGGAAACGAATAATGGGATCGAAACCGAAAGGATCCTTCTGTCCGAATCCTTTGATATCGCCTTTCTCGACATAGAGATGCCCGGAAAACATGGAACGGAAATTGCTAAATCCATTTCTGCAATGAAAATCCATCCCATTCTCTTTGCCTGCACGGGTTTGTGTATGCCTGAGGAGAAACAACAGATCCTGAGTTCTGGTTTTGAGTATTTTATGCCAAAACCCTATCTGAAAGAAGAACTCTACGCCCACCTGACCGAAATCGCCAAAATTCACCCCTAACCCGGCTTGGATGGTTCAGGTATTTTTACCTTTCTTTTTTAGGCCGTTTTTTTATTGTATCCTATTTCCATGACTAAGAATGACACCGAAGTTGGAAATGACTTCCAATCCTTCGGATTACGTCCTGAAATACTACAAGGAATCACTGAAGCAGGCTTCGAATCACCAAGCCCTATCCAAAAACAAGCGATTCCGCTCGTATTGGAAGGAAAAGATTTAATCGCACAAGCGCAGACCGGTACCGGAAAAACTGCAGCTTACGGACTCCCCTGTTTGAACCGAATCAAAGTGGAAGATGGCATGCAAGTGCTTGTCCTCACACCCACTCGGGAACTTGCATTGCAAGTATCAGATGAATTGTTCAAATTGGGAAAACATTTAGGAATCAAAACCACCACGATTTACGGTGGAAGTTCCTATTCTAAACAAATCACTCAAGTGGCAAAAGGTGCCCAAGTTGCTGTTGCAACTCCTGGCAGACTCCTTGACCTATTAAAAGGTAAGGAACTTAAAAATTTCAAACCATCAATGGTGATTTTAGACGAAGCAGATGAAATGCTTGATATGGGATTTATGGATGATATCGAATCCATCTTTAACTTACTTCCCACCAAACGCCAAACATTATTATTTTCTGCAACAATGCCCGAACCAATTAAAAAATTGGCGAGTAAATACCAAACGCACCCAGCTCACGTAAAGATTGCTGCCACAGAAAAATCTTCTAAAAACATCGAACAAGTGTACTACATAATCGATGAAGCAGAACGAGAAATTGCTGTCGTACGAATTTTGGATTATGAAAACCCTTTTAAGGCAATCATCTTTACCAAAACGAAAAAAGAAGCAGATGATCTCAAATCAACCTTAAGTTTCAAAGGATATCCGGTAGAGGCTCTTCACGGAGACCTAAACCAAAAACAAAGAGAACAAGTTTTAAAAAGCCTACATGATGGCCGAGTCAAAATCCTCGTGGCGACAGATGTTGCGGCACGCGGACTCGATGTAAAAGATTTGTCTCTTGTGATCAACTACCACCTTCCTTTTGATAGCGAAAGTTATACGCACCGTATTGGTCGTACTGGCCGCGCTGGAAAGTCAGGGAAAGCTGTGACTCTTGTCACAACAAGAGAATCAAGAGCCCTTCTACGACTCAAAGGGACTTCGGGAACCAACTTAACGATTGCTGCCCTTCCAACAAAAAAAGAAGTACACCTAAGTCGTGAAGAGGACTTTTTAAAGAAAGTTGTAGATACCGAAATCCATGCAGATGCGGAAGCAGTGTTGGAAAAACTTTTGAAGTTAGAGGACAAACGTTCGATTGCTTTAAAACTCCTTTCCAAAATGCTCGACAATACCAAAATCAGCGGGCCTGAAAAAATTGGAAAAACCCCA
This Leptospira biflexa serovar Patoc strain 'Patoc 1 (Paris)' DNA region includes the following protein-coding sequences:
- a CDS encoding DEAD/DEAH box helicase; translated protein: MTKNDTEVGNDFQSFGLRPEILQGITEAGFESPSPIQKQAIPLVLEGKDLIAQAQTGTGKTAAYGLPCLNRIKVEDGMQVLVLTPTRELALQVSDELFKLGKHLGIKTTTIYGGSSYSKQITQVAKGAQVAVATPGRLLDLLKGKELKNFKPSMVILDEADEMLDMGFMDDIESIFNLLPTKRQTLLFSATMPEPIKKLASKYQTHPAHVKIAATEKSSKNIEQVYYIIDEAEREIAVVRILDYENPFKAIIFTKTKKEADDLKSTLSFKGYPVEALHGDLNQKQREQVLKSLHDGRVKILVATDVAARGLDVKDLSLVINYHLPFDSESYTHRIGRTGRAGKSGKAVTLVTTRESRALLRLKGTSGTNLTIAALPTKKEVHLSREEDFLKKVVDTEIHADAEAVLEKLLKLEDKRSIALKLLSKMLDNTKISGPEKIGKTPAEWSEMPPGGGSGGRRRRDDGGGSGGGRGGYRGARSNSDRSERSDRGDRKERGGESSSRRASTPASKKEGGVYVKAAGKKTQRFRNK